A stretch of the Amycolatopsis sp. BJA-103 genome encodes the following:
- a CDS encoding cobyrinate a,c-diamide synthase → MVNRVVIAAPGSGHGKTTIAAGLMAALRARGLEVSGHKVGPDFIDPSYHALATGRPPRNLDPFLQGEEQLIPLLLHGSAGADIAIIEGVMGLFDGALGTEGYASTAHVARLLDAPVVLVVDASAASRSVAATVLGFAQYDTRVRLAGVILNKLGSQRHADEIVTALEATGVPLLGTLYRNEEIHAPSRHLGLVPAAERASESERLLPELAGWISEGVDLGAVVQVARSASRLSGEPWRPPLSHDGLRTVVAAAAGPAFTFRYTEAVELLAAAGVDVVEVDPLQDKELPEGCAGLYFGGGFPEVHAEELSANVPLRTAVARAVGDGMPVVAECAGLLYLCQDIDGLPMTGVLDASATMTKRGKLGYRKAFSPADTLLAVAGQRVTGHEFHRTIVEPGSGPTPAWGWDRTPDGFASATLHASYLHVHWAGYPELAERFAAAVHAHG, encoded by the coding sequence ATGGTGAATCGCGTGGTCATCGCCGCGCCCGGCTCCGGGCACGGCAAGACCACGATCGCCGCGGGCCTGATGGCGGCGTTGCGGGCGCGGGGACTGGAGGTGTCCGGGCACAAGGTCGGCCCCGACTTCATCGACCCGAGCTATCACGCCCTCGCGACCGGGCGGCCGCCACGCAACCTCGACCCGTTCCTGCAGGGCGAGGAGCAGCTGATCCCGTTGCTGCTGCACGGTTCCGCCGGGGCCGACATCGCGATCATCGAAGGCGTGATGGGCCTGTTCGACGGCGCGCTCGGCACCGAGGGTTACGCCTCGACGGCGCACGTCGCGCGGCTGCTGGACGCTCCGGTGGTACTCGTCGTGGACGCCTCGGCCGCGTCGCGCAGTGTCGCGGCGACGGTGCTCGGGTTCGCGCAGTACGACACGCGCGTCCGGCTCGCCGGCGTCATCCTCAACAAGCTGGGCTCGCAACGGCACGCGGACGAGATCGTCACCGCGCTGGAAGCGACCGGTGTCCCGCTGCTGGGAACGTTGTACCGCAACGAAGAGATCCACGCGCCCAGCCGTCACCTCGGCCTGGTCCCGGCGGCCGAACGCGCGAGCGAGTCGGAACGGCTGCTGCCGGAACTGGCCGGATGGATCAGCGAAGGCGTCGACCTCGGCGCCGTCGTCCAGGTCGCTCGCTCCGCCTCCCGCCTCTCGGGTGAACCCTGGCGGCCACCGCTCTCGCACGACGGCCTGCGCACGGTCGTCGCGGCCGCCGCCGGTCCGGCGTTCACCTTCCGCTACACCGAGGCCGTCGAACTGCTCGCCGCCGCCGGTGTCGACGTCGTCGAAGTGGATCCGTTGCAGGACAAGGAACTTCCCGAGGGCTGCGCCGGACTGTACTTCGGCGGCGGCTTTCCCGAGGTGCACGCCGAAGAGCTGTCGGCGAACGTCCCGCTGCGGACGGCGGTGGCGCGGGCCGTCGGCGACGGGATGCCCGTCGTGGCCGAATGTGCCGGACTGCTGTACCTGTGCCAGGACATCGACGGGTTGCCGATGACCGGCGTCCTCGACGCTTCGGCGACCATGACCAAACGCGGGAAACTCGGCTACCGCAAGGCTTTCTCGCCCGCGGACACCCTGCTGGCCGTCGCGGGCCAACGCGTCACCGGCCACGAATTCCACCGCACGATCGTCGAACCCGGCAGCGGCCCCACGCCCGCCTGGGGCTGGGACCGCACGCCCGACGGCTTCGCGTCGGCGACGCTGCACGCGTCCTACCTGCACGTCCACTGGGCGGGCTACCCCGAACTCGCCGAGCGGTTCGCCGCCGCGGTACACGCCCATGGCTGA
- the cobC gene encoding Rv2231c family pyridoxal phosphate-dependent protein CobC encodes MADYDLWHHGDREVGEGLVDLAVNVRLPVPPAWLRAELAAALDDLAAYPDVTAAVEAVAARHALPKSQVLVTSGAAEAFTLLATALRPSRAVVVHPQFTEPEAALRAAGHPVHRVLLSPDDGFRLRPVPEDADLVFVGNPTNPTSVLHPAADLLALGRPGRLVVVDEAFLDAVPGETETVAGQPGFVVLRSLTKTWGIAGLRAGYVLAEESVVDSLRAVQPPWSVSSLAAVAVVACCRPAALEEAEKLAVAAESDREYLVSGLTDLGVDVLGEPRGPFVLIRLPGADGVRERLREHGFAVRRGDTFPGLDARYLRIAVRDRDTVDGFLTALAEVRRLPS; translated from the coding sequence ATGGCTGACTACGACCTCTGGCACCACGGCGACCGCGAGGTCGGCGAAGGGCTCGTCGACCTCGCGGTCAACGTCCGGCTCCCGGTCCCGCCCGCCTGGTTGCGCGCCGAACTGGCGGCCGCCCTGGACGACCTGGCCGCGTATCCGGACGTCACCGCCGCCGTGGAGGCGGTCGCCGCCCGGCACGCGCTGCCGAAGTCGCAGGTGCTGGTGACGTCGGGCGCGGCCGAGGCTTTCACCTTGCTGGCCACGGCGTTGCGGCCGTCGCGGGCGGTGGTCGTGCATCCGCAGTTCACCGAACCCGAAGCCGCTCTGCGCGCGGCCGGTCACCCGGTGCACCGGGTCCTGTTGTCGCCCGACGACGGTTTCCGGCTTCGCCCGGTCCCGGAGGACGCGGACCTGGTGTTCGTCGGGAACCCCACGAACCCGACTTCGGTACTGCACCCGGCCGCGGACCTGCTCGCCCTCGGCCGCCCGGGCCGCCTGGTCGTCGTCGACGAAGCCTTCCTCGACGCCGTCCCCGGCGAGACCGAAACCGTTGCCGGACAACCGGGTTTCGTCGTCCTCCGCAGCCTGACGAAGACGTGGGGGATCGCCGGACTGCGCGCGGGCTACGTCTTGGCGGAAGAGTCCGTTGTGGACAGTCTGCGCGCGGTTCAGCCTCCGTGGTCGGTGTCGTCGCTCGCAGCCGTCGCCGTGGTGGCGTGCTGCCGCCCGGCGGCGCTGGAGGAGGCCGAAAAGCTGGCGGTGGCGGCGGAATCGGACCGGGAGTACCTGGTTTCCGGCCTGACCGACCTGGGCGTCGACGTGCTGGGGGAGCCGCGAGGGCCGTTCGTGCTCATCCGGCTCCCCGGCGCGGACGGTGTCCGGGAACGGCTGCGAGAGCACGGTTTCGCTGTCCGGCGTGGGGACACCTTCCCGGGGCTGGACGCGCGGTACCTCCGGATCGCCGTCCGGGACCGGGACACGGTGGACGGGTTCCTGACGGCACTCGCCGAGGTCAGGCGGCTCCCTTCTTGA
- a CDS encoding NAD(P)-dependent oxidoreductase, with translation MTEKKTSVTVAGLGPMGAALAAALLDHGHEVTVWNRSPGKAAPLVAQGAREADGVADAVSASEVTVVCLADYDALYSALAPAEEALRGRVVVNLNSGTPKEAHETVRWAGDRGIGYLDGAIMVPPALVGQPGSVFLYSGSAEVFDAHRGTLAALGDATYLGTDPGLAVLYNTALLSLMYSSMNGFLHAAALVGSAGVPATEFTELAVDWFLPSVVDGILKAEAPAIDKGEYPGDFGSLEMNLTALRHIVDTSEEQGVDAEIPLRNKELTEKAIAAGFGQSSYSSMIELLKKGAA, from the coding sequence ATGACCGAAAAGAAAACCTCCGTCACCGTCGCCGGGCTCGGCCCGATGGGCGCGGCGCTCGCGGCGGCACTACTCGACCACGGCCACGAGGTGACCGTGTGGAACCGTTCCCCCGGCAAGGCCGCGCCCTTGGTGGCCCAAGGCGCGCGAGAGGCGGACGGCGTCGCGGACGCGGTGTCCGCGAGCGAGGTGACCGTGGTCTGCCTCGCCGACTACGACGCCCTGTACTCCGCGCTGGCACCGGCCGAAGAAGCGCTGCGTGGCCGGGTGGTGGTGAATCTCAATTCCGGTACGCCGAAGGAAGCGCACGAAACCGTGCGCTGGGCCGGAGATCGCGGAATCGGCTACCTCGACGGCGCCATCATGGTCCCGCCGGCACTGGTCGGCCAGCCGGGTTCGGTGTTCCTCTACAGCGGCTCGGCCGAGGTCTTCGACGCGCACAGGGGGACGCTGGCCGCGTTGGGCGACGCGACCTACCTGGGAACGGACCCGGGCCTCGCGGTGCTGTACAACACCGCTCTGCTGAGCCTGATGTACTCGTCGATGAACGGTTTCCTGCACGCCGCCGCCCTGGTCGGCAGCGCGGGGGTCCCGGCGACCGAGTTCACGGAACTCGCCGTGGACTGGTTCCTGCCCTCGGTGGTCGACGGGATCTTGAAGGCCGAGGCACCCGCCATCGACAAGGGCGAGTATCCCGGCGATTTCGGGTCCCTGGAAATGAATCTCACGGCGCTCAGGCATATCGTCGACACCAGCGAGGAGCAGGGCGTGGACGCCGAGATCCCGCTCAGGAACAAGGAACTGACCGAGAAGGCCATCGCCGCCGGGTTCGGCCAGAGCAGCTACTCGTCGATGATCGAACTCCTCAAGAAGGGAGCCGCCTGA
- a CDS encoding MerR family transcriptional regulator, producing MRIGELVRRTGVRERLLRYYEEQGLLHPVRRPSGYREYSEQDVGRVRNIRTLLSAGLGTATIAGVLPCMVDLGNGLAPACADLLPELYRERERISTAIDEMTATREVLDGIIAATVPHADEVAVALARQAAG from the coding sequence ATGCGGATCGGTGAGCTGGTGCGGCGGACGGGCGTGCGGGAGCGCCTGCTCCGGTACTACGAAGAACAAGGCCTCCTGCATCCGGTGCGAAGGCCGAGCGGGTATCGCGAGTACTCCGAACAGGACGTCGGGCGGGTGCGCAACATCCGGACGCTGCTGTCCGCGGGTCTGGGCACCGCCACCATCGCCGGGGTGCTGCCGTGCATGGTCGATCTGGGGAACGGCCTCGCGCCCGCTTGCGCCGACCTGTTGCCCGAGTTGTACCGGGAGCGGGAGCGGATCAGCACGGCGATCGACGAGATGACCGCGACGCGGGAGGTGCTGGACGGCATCATCGCCGCGACGGTCCCGCACGCCGACGAGGTCGCCGTGGCCTTGGCACGACAGGCCGCGGGCTAA
- a CDS encoding adenosylcobinamide-GDP ribazoletransferase, protein MIADALKMAVGTLTTVRVPAPGVIDRRVAGGAMVLAPLAVLPLAAVASVIVFVGELVGLPAFASAALALGAVALGSRGLHLDGLADTADGLGASYDRTRALEVMRRGDSGPTGIATLVLVLLVQTGALAGAISAGHGIAAAAIAVIAGRGVLSLCCARGVPSARPEGLGATVAGSVPVWAAAVVFAVLAGAAALVLPWWQGLIAVVLGYLAASALLARCVQRLGGVTGDVLGGCVEVAVAGVLLALSF, encoded by the coding sequence TTGATCGCGGACGCGCTGAAGATGGCTGTCGGCACCCTGACCACGGTCCGGGTGCCCGCCCCGGGAGTGATCGACCGACGGGTGGCGGGCGGCGCGATGGTGCTCGCTCCGCTGGCCGTCCTCCCGCTCGCGGCCGTCGCTTCGGTGATCGTCTTCGTGGGTGAACTGGTCGGACTGCCCGCTTTCGCGTCGGCCGCGCTGGCGCTGGGCGCGGTGGCACTGGGCAGTCGCGGGCTCCATTTGGACGGGCTCGCCGACACGGCCGACGGGCTCGGCGCCTCCTACGACCGCACGCGGGCGCTGGAAGTGATGCGGCGCGGGGATTCCGGGCCGACCGGGATCGCGACCTTGGTGCTGGTCCTGCTCGTCCAGACGGGCGCGCTGGCCGGGGCGATCTCGGCGGGACACGGGATCGCGGCGGCCGCGATCGCGGTTATCGCCGGACGCGGGGTGCTTTCGCTGTGCTGCGCGCGTGGCGTCCCCTCGGCGCGGCCCGAGGGGCTGGGTGCGACCGTCGCCGGTTCGGTGCCGGTGTGGGCGGCCGCGGTGGTGTTCGCCGTGCTCGCGGGTGCGGCGGCGCTCGTGCTGCCGTGGTGGCAAGGCCTGATCGCGGTGGTGCTCGGCTATCTGGCAGCGTCGGCGTTGCTGGCGCGGTGCGTTCAACGGCTGGGCGGGGTCACCGGAGACGTGCTCGGCGGCTGTGTCGAAGTCGCCGTCGCGGGGGTCCTGCTGGCTTTGTCGTTCTGA
- the cobT gene encoding nicotinate-nucleotide--dimethylbenzimidazole phosphoribosyltransferase — MRIPTPDAAAEAAARTRLDGLVKPLGSLGRLEDLAAWLSAAHGTVPPRPLDDVRVVVFAGDHGVSGMSAYPREVTAAMVRVFLAGKSGVSVLAGLNGATVRALDIAVDWDGADVPAEVTAHKVRRGSGSIDVEDALAAGEARTAFEHGLAIADEEIDGGADLLIPGDMGIGNTTICAAVVASVLGLLPEDVVGTGTGIDEDGRARKLAVVEAALIRADAVKDPFALLTVLGSACLAATAGFLVQAAVRGVPVLLDGVFSGAAALVAREIAPGAEQWWQAGHRSTEPSQAYALKALGLEPILDLGLRLGEGSGAVQAVPTLRAARAIIADMGLLADLA, encoded by the coding sequence ATGCGTATCCCCACCCCGGACGCCGCCGCCGAAGCCGCCGCACGCACCAGACTCGACGGCCTGGTCAAGCCGCTGGGTTCGCTCGGGCGGCTCGAAGACCTGGCCGCCTGGCTCAGCGCCGCGCACGGCACCGTGCCGCCGCGGCCGCTCGACGACGTCCGGGTGGTCGTGTTCGCCGGGGACCACGGGGTTTCCGGGATGTCGGCGTATCCGCGCGAGGTCACCGCGGCGATGGTGCGGGTGTTCCTGGCCGGGAAGAGCGGCGTCAGCGTGCTGGCCGGGCTGAACGGCGCGACGGTGCGGGCACTGGACATCGCCGTGGACTGGGACGGCGCGGACGTGCCCGCCGAGGTCACCGCGCACAAGGTGCGGCGGGGTTCCGGCTCGATCGACGTCGAGGACGCGCTCGCCGCAGGGGAGGCGCGGACGGCGTTCGAGCACGGGCTGGCGATCGCGGACGAGGAGATCGACGGCGGCGCGGATCTGCTCATCCCGGGTGACATGGGGATCGGCAACACGACGATCTGCGCGGCCGTGGTCGCTTCGGTGCTCGGCCTTCTCCCGGAAGACGTCGTCGGTACGGGCACCGGGATCGACGAGGACGGGCGCGCGCGGAAGCTCGCGGTCGTCGAGGCCGCGTTGATCAGGGCCGATGCGGTGAAAGACCCCTTCGCGCTGCTGACCGTGCTCGGCAGCGCTTGTCTCGCCGCGACGGCGGGCTTTCTCGTGCAGGCGGCGGTTCGCGGGGTGCCGGTGCTGCTCGACGGCGTGTTCTCCGGGGCCGCGGCGCTCGTCGCCCGCGAGATCGCGCCGGGCGCCGAGCAGTGGTGGCAGGCCGGGCACCGGTCGACCGAGCCGTCGCAGGCCTACGCGCTGAAAGCGCTCGGACTGGAGCCGATCCTCGATCTCGGGCTGCGGCTCGGCGAGGGCAGCGGCGCCGTGCAGGCGGTACCGACGCTGCGGGCGGCGCGGGCGATCATCGCGGACATGGGCCTGCTGGCGGATCTCGCTTGA